Proteins encoded in a region of the Magallana gigas chromosome 8, xbMagGiga1.1, whole genome shotgun sequence genome:
- the LOC136270532 gene encoding transcription factor AP-2-alpha-like gives MNDALVYERDFADHHNVDGEIHHGRRYPQVTESSVMPAQAEYPPPYFPPPYSMSSQPPMDYHYNNSYAPMSDYQQQEQPSQQEYQAMHNIDRIHEYKMQDGGSNIHRPEPLMPGAVPISYPDHGMMSNGAQQELPSMNGNYPPMENYIPREMIGNFDAQSSKGMIVHEKTGRNDVDISAAAAPADVFCMVDGRLSLLSSTTKYKVTIAEIQRRLSPPECLNASLLGGVLRRAKSKNGGRCLREKLDKIGLSLPAGRRKAAQTTLMTSLVEGEAVRLARDYGYLCESEFPARKCAEYNCKKYQTPDPQESMARKNMVLATKQILKEFMDILNQDRSPIGNSRPQPILEPEIQGHLTNFSLITHGFGSPAIVASLAAVQTYLTEVLKVMDKSFVNDGSMPPSKKRKL, from the coding sequence ATGAATGACGCACTTGTCTACGAGAGGGATTTTGCTGACCACCACAATGTTGATGGGGAGATTCACCATGGCCGGCGCTATCCCCAAGTCACAGAGTCCTCTGTCATGCCTGCCCAGGCAGAGTACCCCCCTCCCTACTTTCCCCCACCCTACTCCATGTCATCTCAGCCCCCCATGGACTACCACTACAACAACTCCTACGCCCCAATGTCTGACTACCAGCAGCAGGAACAGCCTTCTCAGCAGGAATACCAGGCCATGCACAACATTGACAGAATCCATGAGTACAAGATGCAGGATGGTGGATCCAATATACACAGACCAGAGCCATTGATGCCAGGAGCGGTGCCCATCAGCTACCCTGACCATGGTATGATGAGCAATGGAGCCCAGCAAGAACTGCCTTCAATGAATGGAAACTACCCACCTATGGAGAATTACATTCCAAGAGAGATGATTGGAAACTTTGATGCACAGTCCTCCAAAGGCATGATTGTCCACGAGAAGACTGGTCGTAATGATGTGGACATTTCTGCTGCTGCTGCTCCAGCCGACGTCTTCTGCATGGTGGATGGAAGACTCTCCCTGCTCAGCAGTACCACCAAGTACAAAGTCACCATTGCAGAAATACAGAGAAGATTGTCTCCCCCTGAGTGCCTGAATGCTTCACTGCTGGGAGGAGTTCTCAGAAGAGCCAAGTCCAAGAATGGAGGAAGATGCTTGAGGGAGAAGTTGGACAAGATTGGACTGAGTCTTCCTGCTGGAAGAAGGAAGGCTGCCCAGACAACTCTGATGACTTCTTTGGTGGAAGGTGAGGCTGTCCGGCTAGCAAGAGATTACGGATATCTGTGCGAGTCTGAATTCCCTGCCAGGAAGTGTGCCGAGTACAACTGCAAGAAATATCAGACCCCAGACCCCCAGGAAAGTATGGCACGCAAGAACATGGTGTTGGCTACCAAGCAAATCCTTAAAGAGTTCATGGATATTCTTAACCAAGACCGCTCTCCCATTGGAAACTCAAGACCCCAGCCAATCCTTGAGCCAGAGATTCAAGGCCACCTGACCAACTTCAGTCTGATCACCCACGGATTTGGATCCCCAGCCATTGTTGCCTCCCTTGCTGCAGTGCAGACCTACCTTACAGAAGTCTTGAAGGTCATGGACAAGTCCTTTGTCAACGATGGATCCATGCCTCCCTCCAAGAAGAGGAAGCTGTGA